Within the Candidatus Zixiibacteriota bacterium genome, the region TGGTGACGCTCATATTTTTCCGGCCATAATTGGCGGAGTTTAAGCGTAGTAGTGGAATCTGGGTGCGGAAAACGGCTTGCCAATTTGGGAATTAAGGTGTATAATAAAGGCTTCCAAATCTGACCTCAGGAACGATTTGGCAGGCAGACCGTATAACGAGTGATTTGATAAAGGAATTAAATTTTATGCAAAAACTTCAATCTTATCTGGTTATTGCTCTGTTAATGGCCGCTCTGGCTTTATTCTTGCCGGGTTGCGGGAAGAAAGCCAACCCGGTTTTGGCCAAAGTCGGCGGTGATGAAATTACCAGTCAGGACCTGAACGATATCTTCGATCGCAGCGGTTCTCGATTCCTCAGCTTTGAGGATGAATATAACAGCCGCCACACTATTCTGGACAGTTTGGTTATCCAGCAGCTTCTGATTCAGGCCGCCTATAAGAAGCGTATTGATGCGTCCGAAGAGGTCAACCGGATTGTCCTAGCCAGCACCGACAAATTCCTGCTTGACATTCTTTATCAGAGGGAGATTACCGACAAGATTAAAATAACGGATCAGGAAGTCCAGGATTTTTATGATAAACTGGAGTATAAGTTAAAGGCCTCTCATATTCTTCTTCCGTCTCAGGAAATGGGCCGCATGGTTATGGATAGTCTGAAAGGCGGCGCCAGTTTTGAGGAGATGGCGGTCAATCATTCCGTCGACCCGTCGGCCCGGACCAACCGGGGAGACCTGGGGTATTTTATCTGGGGCCGGATGGATCCCTCATTCCAGGAGCAGGTTTTCAAGCTGAATCCGGGGGAGATGTCGGAGCCTTTTCAGACCCGATACGGGTGGCATATTGTGAAAATGATGGATCGCGTTCCGAATGACCAGCGGCAGGGGTTTGAGCAGATGAAAGCGGGCATCCGGGCCTCTCTGGAAAACATAAAGACCTCGACGCTGATGGAGCAATTCCGCAACAAGCTGAAAGAAAAGTACCCGGTTAAAGTCGAGATACCCACCTGCGAGTATCTTATGCAGAGGCGGGCCAGTCTTTACCCGCCACAGCTGCTTGAGACTCTCCCCAAGAATGATTTTGATGTCAATCAGCTTGATCGGGATGAAAAGGAAATGGTTCTGGGCACCTGGGATGGCGGCCAGATTACGCTGGGTCAATATTTGGCCACGATCATGACCTTGCAAAGGCAGTATGCGCGACTCCCCATCCCCAATTTTGATCAATATGACTCTTTAGCCAGTTTTATTTTTCAGGTAAATGCCCAGGCAATTCTGGCCCAGGAATCACGCCGCTCAGGGCTTGAAAACGACTCGGAATTCAAGCGCAAGATTAAGAAATTCAAGGAATTAACCATGGCCGACGTGATGGAAAATGATTCCATTCTGATGGCCGGCTCTTCGGATGAAGGGGAAATGCGCACCTATTATGATGGTCATCAGGATGAATTCAAGATTCCTCCCAAAATCCATCTTTATGAGATGATGCTCTCCGATCAGACTGCGGCCAAACAATATGCCGGCAAGGTTTCATCCCTGGAGAAGTTTAAGAGCCTAGCCAATGATCTTACGGAGCGTCCCGGCAAGCGCGGTTCCGGCGGTGATCTGGGGTATGTCGAAGAAAGATTTTTCCCCGAATTGTTCAAAGCGGCCCAAAATACGCCCGTTGGTGATGTAGCCGGGCCGATTTCAATGGGCGGGGGCAAATATTCCATTATCTATGTGGCCGACAAAATGGCTGATGAAATCCGGGATTTTCAGATGGTCAAGCAGACCATAAAGGATACTCTGGAAAAAGGACGGAAGAGGAAAGCTTTTGCTGAGTGGGTCGAGCAACAGAAGAAGGAAGTCAATATCCGGATTTATGAGGACGAGTTGCGGGAAACCATCGATAAGACCAAATATGCTGCGGCTGATAGCGCAAGAGGTTAGCCCTTGAGCCGCCTCAAAAGATTTTGTGCCCTATTGCCGGCTATTTTTATTTTTGGGCTGATTGGTTCATCCGGCTCCGCGATAGCCGGAGAACCGGTTGAAAAAATCGTTGCGATTATCGGCAACGAGCCGATTCTAACCTCCGAACTGGCGGCCCAGATACAGATGACGGCGATTCAGCGGGGTTTCAAGCCTCAGACGAAGGAGGAAATGGAGAAATTCCAGCAGGAGGTTCTCGATCAGATGATTTCCGAGCGCCTTTTCCTGGCTGAAGCAAAAAAGGATACCTCGATAAAGGTTACGCCCGAAGAGGTGGAGCAGACACTCGATGATCATATCAAGAATGTCTCCGGGCAGTTCTCTTCGGAGGACCTGTTTCTTGAGGAACTGGCCAAGGAGGGGCTGAATCTGCGCACTTTTAAAAAGAGGCTGCGGCCGGAAATCGAAAACCAGCTTCTGAAACAGAAACTGATCGGCCAGAAATTATCATCAATTTCGGTTTCCCGGCAGGAGGTTTTCGATTTTTACGGCAAATATAAGGATTCCATTCCCGACCAACCCGAGGCGATTCGACTGGCTCATATCCTGATTACATTTCAGCCCTCCGGTGGAACTGCAGATTCTATCCGCCAGTTAGCCGAGACGGTGAGGAAAAACGCCGCCGCCGGAGCCGATTTCGCCACCCTGGCGGCCACC harbors:
- a CDS encoding peptidylprolyl isomerase — translated: MSRLKRFCALLPAIFIFGLIGSSGSAIAGEPVEKIVAIIGNEPILTSELAAQIQMTAIQRGFKPQTKEEMEKFQQEVLDQMISERLFLAEAKKDTSIKVTPEEVEQTLDDHIKNVSGQFSSEDLFLEELAKEGLNLRTFKKRLRPEIENQLLKQKLIGQKLSSISVSRQEVFDFYGKYKDSIPDQPEAIRLAHILITFQPSGGTADSIRQLAETVRKNAAAGADFATLAATYSPQDVAVAGGDLGFISREDVVPEFGRVAFNLVPGEISGAVRTQFGYHIIKCEEISSAKTHLRHILFEVKPTGADSLLSYKLIDSLITEIRKGTDFRELAKVLSADNDTRKQGGELGWFAVADLPPEFIAALDSLKNAGDIYGPVKSQYGLHILKLLEHQEPREFSFETDYDRVKEMARQAKTGQFVDKWLAEVKQKTYIEIRPLQ
- a CDS encoding peptidylprolyl isomerase — its product is MQKLQSYLVIALLMAALALFLPGCGKKANPVLAKVGGDEITSQDLNDIFDRSGSRFLSFEDEYNSRHTILDSLVIQQLLIQAAYKKRIDASEEVNRIVLASTDKFLLDILYQREITDKIKITDQEVQDFYDKLEYKLKASHILLPSQEMGRMVMDSLKGGASFEEMAVNHSVDPSARTNRGDLGYFIWGRMDPSFQEQVFKLNPGEMSEPFQTRYGWHIVKMMDRVPNDQRQGFEQMKAGIRASLENIKTSTLMEQFRNKLKEKYPVKVEIPTCEYLMQRRASLYPPQLLETLPKNDFDVNQLDRDEKEMVLGTWDGGQITLGQYLATIMTLQRQYARLPIPNFDQYDSLASFIFQVNAQAILAQESRRSGLENDSEFKRKIKKFKELTMADVMENDSILMAGSSDEGEMRTYYDGHQDEFKIPPKIHLYEMMLSDQTAAKQYAGKVSSLEKFKSLANDLTERPGKRGSGGDLGYVEERFFPELFKAAQNTPVGDVAGPISMGGGKYSIIYVADKMADEIRDFQMVKQTIKDTLEKGRKRKAFAEWVEQQKKEVNIRIYEDELRETIDKTKYAAADSARG